A genomic stretch from Falco cherrug isolate bFalChe1 chromosome 3, bFalChe1.pri, whole genome shotgun sequence includes:
- the RPS20 gene encoding 40S ribosomal protein S20 yields MAFKDTGKAPVEQEVAIHRIRITLTSRNVKSLEKVCADLIRGAKEKNLKVKGPVRMPTKTLRITTRKTPCGEGSKTWDRFQMRIHKRLIDLHSPSEIVKQITSISIEPGVEVEVTIADA; encoded by the exons ATG GCGTTTAAAGATACCGGCAAAGCACCTGTGGAACAAGAGGTAGCAATTCATCGCATTAGAATTACTCTGACAAGTCGCAATGTAAAATCACTTGAGAAGG tctgtgctgACCTGATCAGAGgtgctaaggaaaaaaacctgaaagtgaAAGGACCTGTTCGCATGCCCACCAAG actCTGCGAATCACTACCAGGAAGACTCCTTGTGGTGAAGGTTCCAAGACCTGGGATCGTTTCCAGATGCGTATCCATAAGCGGCTCATTGACCTACACAGCCCTTCTGAGATTGTGAAGCAGATCACTTCCATCAGCATTGAACCAGGTGTAGAAGTTGAAGTTACTATTGCCGATGCCTAA
- the MOS gene encoding proto-oncogene serine/threonine-protein kinase mos, which translates to MPSPIPLNCFLPWEFSSSVDLRPCSSPLVIPGKGSKDFLGGTPSVRTRRLPPRLAWCSIDWDQLCLLQPLGSGGFGSVYKATYHGATVAVKQVKKSSKNRLASRQSFWAELNVAWLQHNNVVRVVAASTCAPASQNSLGTIIMEYVGNITLHHVIYGTGDAWRQGEDDEGGCGRKALSMEETVCYSCDIITGLAFLHSQGIVHLDLKPANIFITEQGVCKIGDFGCSQKLEEGLSQSSHVCQQGGTYTHRAPELLKGERVTAKADIYSFAITLWQIVMREQPYQGERQYVLYAVVAYNLRPSLAAAVFHESPVGQRLQSIISCCWKANVEERPSAAELLPSLRALKGSL; encoded by the coding sequence ATGCCATCACCCATTCCTCTtaattgttttcttccctgggaATTTTCCTCATCTGTGGATTTGCgaccctgcagcagccccttaGTTATCCCTGGCAAAGGCAGCAAAGATTTTTTGGGAGGAACTCCTTCGGTCAGGACTCGCCGCTTGCCTCCACGCCTGGCCTGGTGCTCCATTGACTGGGatcagctctgcctcctgcagcccctaGGCTCTGGGGGCTTTGGATCTGTCTACAAAGCCACCTACCACGGTGCAACTGTGGCTGTGAAGCAGGTGAAGAAGAGCAGCAAAAACCGGCTGGCGTCACGACAGagcttctgggctgagctgaACGTAGCCTGGCTACAGCATAATAACGTGGTACGTGTGGTGGCTGCCAGCACGTGTGCCCCAGCCAGCCAGAACAGCCTGGGCACCATCATTATGGAGTATGTGGGTAATATCACTCTGCACCATGTAATCTATGGCACTGGTGATGCGTGGAGACAGGGTGAGGATGATGAAGGCGGATGTGGGAGGAAGGCCCTGAGCATGGAAGAGACTGTGTGCTATTCTTGCGACATTATAACGGGCTTAGCCTTTCTTCACTCACAGGGCATTGTACACTTGGACCTGAAGCCTGCAAACATTTTCATCACTGAGCAGGGAGTGTGCAAGATTGGAGACTTTGGGTGCTCTCAGAAACTGGAGGAGGGCTTGTCCCAGAGCTCCCATGTTTGCCAGCAAGGGGGCACATACACACACCGTGCCCCGGAGCTCCTCAAAGGGGAGAGGGTCACTGCCAAAGCAGACATCTACTCGTTTGCTATCACCCTCTGGCAAATTGTCATGCGAGAGCAGCCCTACCAGGGTGAGCGGCAGTATGTGCTCTATGCTGTGGTAGCCTATAACTTACGCCCTtcactggctgctgctgttttccacgAGTCACCAGTGGGCCAGAGACTCCAGAGCATTAttagctgctgctggaaggctAATGTAGAGGAGCGCCCGAGTGCGGctgagctgcttcccagcctcaGGGCCCTCAAGGGAAGCCTCTAG
- the PLAG1 gene encoding zinc finger protein PLAG1 isoform X2: MATHSPEKTHKCNYCEKMFHRKDHLKNHLHTHNPNKEAFKCEECGKNYNTKLGFKRHLALHAATSGDLTCKVCLQTFESTGVLLEHLKTHAGKSSGGVKEKKHQCEHCDRRFYTRKDVRRHMVVHTGRKDFLCQYCAQRFGRKDHLTRHMKKSHNQELLKVKTEPMDLLDPFTCNVSVPIKDELLPVMSLPSSELTSKPFTNTLQLNLYNTQIQSMQSSASAHQMVATSLPLGMPCPIDMESVHPSHQLSLKYPLGTTSYAISMPEKEQPLKGEIESYLMELQSGMPSSSQDSQASSSKLGLDPQVGPLDDGSGEVSLSKGSVPISEPLNTPSLDFSQLFNFIPVNGPPYNPSVSVGNLGMSYTQEEAHSSMTQLPPQTQDPQDPSNSIGLGSLHSLSAAFTSSLSTTTTLPRFHQAFQ; the protein is encoded by the coding sequence GGCCTTTAAGTGTGAAGAATGTGGAAAGAACTACAATACCAAGCTTGGGTTCAAACGTCACCTGGCTTTGCATGCTGCAACAAGCGGTGACCTCACCTGTAAGGTATGTTTGCAGACTTTTGAAAGCACAGGAGTGCTGCTGGAGCACCTAAAAACTCATGCAGGCAAGTCATCGGGTGgagtgaaggagaaaaaacatcagtgtgaaCACTGTGATCGTCGGTTCTACACCCGAAAGGATGTCCGTAGACACATGGTAGTGCACACTGGAAGAAAGGACTTCCTCTGTCAGTACTGTGCACAGAGATTTGGGCGGAAGGATCACCTCACGCGCCACATGAAGAAAAGTCACAACCAGGAACTTCTGAAGGTCAAAACAGAGCCAATGGACCTTCTAGATCCCTTTACCTGCAATGTTTCTGTGCCTATTAAGGATGAGCTGCTTCCAGTGATGTCTTTACCTTCCAGTGAACTGACATCAAAGCCATTTACAAACACTTTGCAATTAAATCTCTACAACACTCAGATTCAGTCCATGCAGAGTTCTGCATCTGCACACCAAATGGTTGCCACATCGTTACCATTGGGAATGCCTTGTCCAATAGATATGGAGTCTGTCCACCCTTCTCACCAGCTATCATTGAAATATCCGCTCGGTACTACCTCATACGCAATTTCTATGCCTGAAAAAGAACAGCCATTGAAAGGGGAAATCGAAAGTTACTTAATGGAGTTGCAAAGTGGTATGCCTTCTTCATCCCAAGATTCTCAAGCATCTTCATCAAAACTAGGGCTGGATCCACAAGTAGGGCCGCTAGATGATGGGTCTGGGGAGGTTTCCCTTTCCAAGGGCTCCGTTCCTATTAGTGAACCTCTAAACACCCCATCATTGGACTTTTCTCAGCTGTTCAACTTCATACCTGTAAATGGCCCTCCCTATAATCCTTCTGTTTCAGTGGGAAACCTCGGAATGAGTTACACGCAAGAGGAGGCACATTCTTCTATGACTCAGCTTCCACCACAAACCCAGGATCCACAAGATCCTAGCAATAGTATAGGTCTTGGGTCTCTGCACTCATTGTCAGCAGCTTTCACAAGCAGTCTAAGCACAACCACCACCCTACCGCGATTTCATCAAGCTTTCCAATAG